From one Trifolium pratense cultivar HEN17-A07 linkage group LG1, ARS_RC_1.1, whole genome shotgun sequence genomic stretch:
- the LOC123895318 gene encoding heavy metal-associated isoprenylated plant protein 39-like, whose translation MKAISNISGVESVSLDIKEHKLTLTGDIDPVAVVGKLRKLCCPKILSVGPAKEAKKEEKKKKGTEEKKDQNNKNSEAGVVKICEAYHYPIMMKQPHYYYTSVEENPSACVIC comes from the exons ATGAAAGCAATCTCTAATATTTCAG GGGTTGAGTCAGTGTCTTTGGATATAAAGGAACATAAATTAACCTTAACTGGAGACATAGATCCTGTGGCTGTAGTTGGAAAGTTAAGGAAATTGTGTTGTCCTAAGATATTATCTGTTGGACCAGCAAAAGAGGCTaagaaagaagagaagaaaaagaagggtaCAGAAGAGAAAAAGGATCAAAATAATAAGAACTCAGAAGCTGGTGTTGTGAAGATTTGTGAAGCTTATCATTATCCTATCATGATGAAACAACCACATTACTACTATACTAGTGTGGAAGAGAATCCTAGTGCATGTGTCATTTGCTAA
- the LOC123894115 gene encoding serpin-ZX-like: MDLKKSGRCQEDVALTLTKHLFLKQDSQQKNLVFSPLSLFVVLSVMAAGSEGYALDELLTFLQFDSIHNLMSFFSQLVSPALFSDDRMCFINGMWADESLPLSHSFKQLVATHYNTTLASVDFKTKGDQVCHEVNLWVEKETNGLITKLLHPSMVSKLPTGLVFANAMCFKGVWKHKFMDTAFQHSFHLFNGTKVIAPFMVSKQREHFIGIFDGFKVLRLSYRQGRDKTRRFSMYIFLPDAKDGLLALIEKLASESDFLKDKFPRRKVEVRQFTIPKFKISFSFEASNVLHELGMSSPFFLTKVVEGMNPPLGVESINHNAFVEVNEKGTIASANTVMVALRGSRRATPTDFVADHPFLFLIREDFSGTILFIGQVLNPLDGADEHTTHIYRRK; the protein is encoded by the exons ATGGACCTCAAAAAATCAGGAAGGTGCCAAGAAGATGTTGCACTCACCCTCACAaagcatttatttttaaaacaagattCTCAGCAAAAAAACCTCGTCTTTTCGCCCTTGTCTCTCTTTGTTGTTCTTAGCGTCATGGCAGCTGGATCAGAAGGCTATGCTCTTGACGAACTTCTTACCTTCCTTCAATTTGACTCCATCCACAATCTAATGTCATTCTTCTCTCAGCTCGTCTCCCCTGCTTTGTTCTCTGACGATCGTATGTGTTTTATCAATGGAATGTGGGCTGATGAATCACTTCCCCTTTCTCATTCTTTTAAACAACTTGTGGCCACTCATTACAACACCACTTTGGCTTCGGTTGATTTTAAGACTAAG GGTGATCAAGTGTGTCATGAAGTTAATTTGTGGGTTGAGAAAGAGACGAATGGCCTTATCACAAAGCTTCTTCATCCTAGTATGGTAAGCAAATTACCCACAGGGCTTGTCTTTGCAAATGCAATGTGCTTCAAAGGTGTGTGGAAACACAAGTTTATGGATACAGCTTTCCAGCATAGTTTTCACCTCTTCAATGGCACCAAAGTCATTGCTCCCTTCATGGTTAGCAAGCAGAGGGAGCACTTTATTGGTATTTTTGATGGTTTCAAAGTCCTCCGTCTTTCTTATAGACAAGGCAGGGATAAAACTCGTCGGTTCTCCATGTATATTTTCCTTCCAGATGCAAAAGATGGACTTTTGGCATTAATTGAAAAGctagcttcagaatctgattttTTGAAAGACAAGTTTCCTCGGCGAAAAGTGGAAGTACGTCAATTTACTATTCCAAAATTCAagatttctttttcatttgaagcttcTAATGTTCTGCACGAGTTGGGAATGAGTTCACCTTTCTTTCTAACAAAAGTGGTAGAGGGAATGAACCCTCCTTTGGGCGTGGAAAGCATAAATCACAATGCTTTCGTTGAGGTAAATGAGAAAGGCACCATAGCTTCAGCAAACACTGTTATGGTGGCATTAAGAGGTAGTCGTCGTGCCACTCCTACGGACTTTGTAGCTGACCATCCTTTCCTCTTCTTAATCAGAGAAGATTTCAGTGGAACAATTCTCTTTATTGGTCAGGTTCTCAATCCTCTTGATGGAGCAGATGAACATACCACACACATATAccgaagaaaatga